In Pseudomonas sp. FP1742, the DNA window CTATTTCTTTGAAAACAACCCCTGCGGCTTGCACTTGCTGCATTGAGGCGGGTACAAGCGAAACACCCAGCTCCGCTGCGACCAAATGCACTACCGAAGCCAGCTGCGGAGCGCTTTGTCCCAAAATAGGTTCGAAGCCCGAGTCTCGGCAAGCGGCGATAATGATGTCGAATAAGGTAGGTCCTACTTCCCTAGGATAGAGAATGAACGGGTCTTTGCTCAAATCCTTCAAATTTAACTTTTTCTGGCTTGCAGCTGCATGTTCCTTGGGCAACACGGCGAGCAAAGGTTCCTCGGACAGAACTCGCATCGTCAAATGACCAGACTCAGCCATTCCTGGGCGAATAAACACCGCATCCAGATCACCTTCTTTGAGGCCTGCCATTAATCGAAGGGTATTGCTTTCTTCCAGGGTCAAATCGACATCAGGAAAGGCTCGCCGAAAATTGCGAATCGCCGTCGCGACTACTGGATTGAAACTAGCTGATGCCGTGAAGCCTATACGCAATGCCCCCAGCTCTCCCCGAGCCGCCCGTTGAGCCGCATGCGTTGCGCGCTCTACTTGAGCCGGTATGTTTCGAACCAAGTCATGAAACGCCTGCCCAGCGGCGGTCAATTCAGCCCCTTGCGGAATTCGGTGAAATAGCCGAGTTCCCACCTCACGCTCCAAATCGCGAATCTGCAGGCTCAATGGAGGTTGTCCGATGCCGATTTTCTGAGCCGCGCGCGTGAAGTTTTGCTCTTGGGCGACGGCCAGAAAGTAGCGAATGTGGCGTAGTTCCATAGATATTTGTAAAACATATGAAGATCGATAGTGCCATACAATAGTCCATCGGAGTTCGTCTAGCTATGGTGTTAATAAGGCAAGGATCACAGCAACCCTGGCAATACATTCACGAACCGAAGGATACAAAATGACCTTTCGTATGCGCAGCGCACTTTTTACGCCAGCAACCTATCCCGAACGATTCTCCAAGGCCAAGGAGGTCGGGGCCGATTTTTTGATCATTGATCTGGAGGACGCCATAGCGCCCAAGGACAAAACAGTTGCTCGTGCAACCGCGTTCGCCACACTCAATGCCGCCGAAAAAACGCCGTTCCCTACAATTATTCGTATCAATGGGCTGGATACCGCGGCCGGGCTTAGTGACGTTCTTGAGTTATTGGAAAGCCAGGCCCAGCCTGAATTTCTGCTTCTGCCCAAAACGGAGTCCGCTGCGCATTTGCAGATAGTGGACCGTCTGCTCAGCGAAAAAGGCCTGAGCACTCGTTTGATCGGATTGATCGAAAGCGCGGTCGGGCTCAAGGCGGTGGCAGATATAGCTCATGCAACGCCCCGGCTCGCCGCACTCATGTTCGGAGCGGCGGATCTGGCGGCGGATCTAGGCTGTGGACCCTTTGCAGCGAATCTCACGTTCGCCCGTGTATCGCTTGTAAGCGCGTGCGCGACGGTGGGTATTGCCGCTATCGATTCTCCTTTTTTCGATATTCGCGACTTGGCCGGGCTTGAGCGAGCGGCGTTCCAGGCCGCCGAAATGGGGTTTGTCGGTAAAGC includes these proteins:
- a CDS encoding LysR family transcriptional regulator, which produces MELRHIRYFLAVAQEQNFTRAAQKIGIGQPPLSLQIRDLEREVGTRLFHRIPQGAELTAAGQAFHDLVRNIPAQVERATHAAQRAARGELGALRIGFTASASFNPVVATAIRNFRRAFPDVDLTLEESNTLRLMAGLKEGDLDAVFIRPGMAESGHLTMRVLSEEPLLAVLPKEHAAASQKKLNLKDLSKDPFILYPREVGPTLFDIIIAACRDSGFEPILGQSAPQLASVVHLVAAELGVSLVPASMQQVQAAGVVFKEIDDISAIARLTLAWRRSDNSAFLQNFINCAVDQ
- the ripC gene encoding itaconate degradation C-C-lyase RipC (Third step in itaconate degradation.), which gives rise to MTFRMRSALFTPATYPERFSKAKEVGADFLIIDLEDAIAPKDKTVARATAFATLNAAEKTPFPTIIRINGLDTAAGLSDVLELLESQAQPEFLLLPKTESAAHLQIVDRLLSEKGLSTRLIGLIESAVGLKAVADIAHATPRLAALMFGAADLAADLGCGPFAANLTFARVSLVSACATVGIAAIDSPFFDIRDLAGLERAAFQAAEMGFVGKAAIHPSQVAAINLVFSPTSDEIDEARAILIENCRGVGQVNGVMVDEAVARQARRVLARAGQSAEM